From the genome of Bacteroides sp. MSB163, one region includes:
- a CDS encoding ATP-binding protein: protein MRYLNKIIFLNSAHIPYAEVKLDGNVHFIGTQGVGKSTLLRALLFFYNADKLKLGIPKEKKSFDAFYFPYSNSYIIYEVMRENGAYCVVAAKSQGRVAFRFIDASFERDWFINEHNEVYPEWGRIRERIGGKRQITSQITVYEMYRDIIFGNNRKQDMTPYRKFAIVESAKYQNIPRTIQNVFLNSKLDADFIKDTIIRSMTDEEVFVDLSFYRSQIKEFEQEYNDVMLWFTKNKNGEIPVRKIADKVINSYRDLIYSHKQIDEERAELNYAEKQALQEIPHIREKINKTEVERERSIRLIDELREKYNKERDTLVSGKGGIETLLKQAHEKRLHYEQINIEEIIKRVAQEGLQNGELARISTMKEELTRAYQDVLSKYSSLFKNLDADLSLFENNKQTQILEKRSSVAERQEKAMAQSRAEEDKVRAASEEKLQTVEQRLAQLRSEEMQMKLKQQKTLHEEHYKKEISDCEAGIDELCRRDKELDLQIRRQQMDISQRRNECELKRKELEMAAQRSMDAVRREKADVEEQLRALDALIEKRKGSFCDWLEQYNPGWQETIGKVADEESVLYNHELNPRLTDDAGTLFGVSLNLSAIDRSIRTPEEMKQERAAKQIVYQEHCNRLTRLAEELNENISFLEKKYSKQIREMAEQQHLMEAERGQIPYKLKNLQADHATWKTKEEEWKRVRMEEFQTGLNEIAHRFYLADEEKKKYLSEREKQLKACQKNYKDAKTELQLELDRYVDEVRQEIEHHKQLIEEQKRELRQAQDAELNGKGADVATIRKYDERLAEIREELRYISEHRNQVAYYEKDKQELFDKEPVMRSRKKEYETKLSALDERFALRREKQQNGLKEINTVLEKLKLELQILESGLAEADAFLNDETFCPAGAMEVGEKPTRKNCDTLVKELKSLIVSFIRKTEDFKKAVMQFKGYFSAKNTFHFRTELIGEQDYYDFASNLCEFVDNDKISDYQKHISGRYTDIIRRISKEVGDLTRNESEIRKTIGDINDDFIERNFAGVIKEISLRPLPSSDKLMQLLLEIKKFSDENQHNMGEADLFSQASREDVNATAVRYLLSFMKHLLDDPGRKQLALSDTFKLEFRVKENDNDTGWVEKIANVGSDGTDILVKAMVNIMLINVFKEKASRKFGDFKIHCMMDEIGKLHPNNVKGILDFANCRNILLVNSSPTTYNVEDYKYTYLLNKDGHSNTQVVPLLKYSKA from the coding sequence ATGAGATACCTGAATAAGATTATTTTTCTAAACAGTGCCCATATTCCTTATGCAGAGGTGAAACTGGATGGCAATGTACATTTCATTGGTACGCAGGGAGTGGGGAAGAGTACATTGCTCCGTGCTTTGTTGTTTTTCTACAATGCCGATAAACTTAAGCTCGGCATCCCCAAGGAGAAGAAGAGTTTTGATGCATTCTACTTCCCATATTCCAATTCTTACATCATCTATGAAGTGATGCGTGAGAATGGAGCCTACTGTGTGGTGGCTGCCAAATCGCAGGGGAGAGTAGCTTTCCGTTTTATAGATGCTTCGTTTGAGAGGGATTGGTTCATCAATGAACATAATGAGGTGTATCCGGAGTGGGGGCGTATCCGCGAACGTATCGGTGGGAAACGCCAAATTACCTCGCAAATCACCGTCTACGAGATGTATCGTGACATTATCTTCGGCAACAACCGTAAGCAGGACATGACTCCTTACCGGAAATTCGCCATCGTGGAAAGCGCCAAGTACCAGAATATTCCTCGTACCATACAGAACGTCTTCCTCAACTCTAAGCTGGATGCCGATTTTATAAAAGATACCATTATCCGTTCCATGACCGATGAAGAGGTTTTTGTTGACTTGAGTTTTTATCGAAGCCAGATAAAAGAGTTTGAGCAGGAGTATAATGACGTAATGCTTTGGTTTACCAAAAACAAGAATGGCGAGATTCCCGTGCGGAAGATAGCGGATAAGGTGATAAATTCGTATCGTGACCTGATTTATTCCCACAAACAGATAGATGAGGAACGTGCCGAGTTGAACTATGCTGAGAAACAGGCGTTGCAGGAAATCCCTCATATCAGAGAGAAGATAAATAAAACGGAGGTTGAGCGCGAACGGTCTATCCGGCTGATTGATGAATTGAGAGAGAAGTATAATAAGGAAAGAGATACTCTGGTTAGTGGCAAAGGTGGCATTGAGACGTTGTTGAAGCAGGCGCATGAAAAACGACTCCATTATGAGCAAATCAACATAGAAGAAATCATAAAGCGGGTGGCGCAGGAGGGATTGCAAAACGGAGAATTGGCACGCATCTCGACCATGAAGGAAGAACTGACACGAGCCTATCAGGATGTGTTGTCCAAATACAGTTCGTTGTTTAAGAATCTGGATGCCGATTTGAGTTTGTTCGAAAATAATAAGCAGACTCAGATTCTCGAAAAAAGATCATCTGTTGCTGAACGTCAGGAGAAAGCTATGGCACAATCTCGCGCTGAAGAGGATAAAGTGCGGGCGGCGTCTGAGGAAAAGCTGCAAACGGTGGAGCAACGATTGGCACAACTGCGTAGCGAGGAGATGCAGATGAAATTGAAGCAGCAGAAAACGCTTCATGAAGAACACTATAAGAAAGAAATTTCAGATTGTGAAGCTGGCATTGATGAATTGTGCAGAAGGGATAAGGAGCTGGATTTGCAAATACGCCGACAGCAAATGGACATCAGTCAACGGAGGAATGAATGTGAGCTAAAACGCAAAGAGTTGGAGATGGCGGCTCAGAGAAGCATGGATGCAGTGCGTAGGGAAAAGGCGGATGTTGAAGAACAGTTGCGCGCATTGGATGCATTGATAGAGAAGCGGAAAGGTTCTTTTTGCGATTGGCTGGAACAGTATAATCCCGGTTGGCAAGAAACGATAGGCAAGGTGGCGGATGAGGAGTCGGTGTTGTACAATCATGAATTGAATCCCCGTTTGACGGATGATGCCGGGACTTTATTCGGCGTTTCATTGAACTTGTCGGCCATTGATCGAAGCATCCGTACTCCCGAAGAGATGAAACAAGAGCGGGCAGCGAAGCAGATCGTTTATCAAGAACATTGCAACCGACTGACACGATTGGCCGAGGAATTGAATGAAAATATAAGTTTCCTGGAGAAAAAGTACTCCAAACAAATCAGGGAAATGGCCGAGCAACAACATCTGATGGAAGCTGAGCGAGGGCAAATTCCTTATAAGCTAAAGAATCTGCAAGCGGATCATGCCACTTGGAAAACGAAAGAAGAAGAGTGGAAAAGAGTACGGATGGAAGAATTTCAGACTGGTCTGAATGAGATTGCTCATCGGTTCTATCTGGCGGATGAAGAGAAAAAGAAATATCTGTCTGAGCGTGAGAAACAGTTGAAGGCTTGCCAGAAGAACTATAAAGATGCCAAGACAGAGCTTCAGCTTGAACTGGACCGTTATGTTGACGAAGTTCGGCAGGAGATTGAACATCATAAGCAATTGATTGAAGAGCAGAAGAGAGAACTCCGGCAGGCACAGGATGCTGAACTGAATGGCAAGGGAGCTGATGTGGCAACCATTCGTAAATATGATGAGAGGTTGGCAGAGATCAGGGAAGAATTGAGGTATATCAGCGAGCATCGCAATCAGGTGGCTTATTATGAAAAGGATAAGCAAGAACTCTTTGATAAAGAACCTGTCATGCGTAGCCGGAAGAAAGAATATGAGACTAAACTTTCGGCTTTGGACGAGCGGTTTGCACTGCGACGGGAGAAACAACAAAACGGGCTGAAAGAAATAAATACTGTTTTGGAAAAGCTGAAGCTGGAATTGCAGATATTAGAAAGCGGATTAGCGGAAGCAGATGCCTTTTTGAATGACGAAACTTTTTGTCCGGCCGGAGCGATGGAAGTGGGAGAGAAGCCTACCAGGAAAAACTGTGATACTCTTGTGAAGGAACTTAAGTCGCTCATAGTCTCTTTTATCAGAAAGACGGAAGATTTCAAGAAAGCCGTGATGCAATTCAAAGGTTATTTTTCTGCGAAGAATACATTTCATTTCCGTACTGAACTGATTGGCGAACAGGATTACTATGACTTTGCTTCGAACTTATGCGAGTTTGTAGATAATGATAAAATTTCTGATTATCAGAAGCATATCAGTGGACGATACACTGATATTATCCGGCGTATATCGAAAGAGGTGGGAGACTTGACCCGAAATGAGAGTGAGATTCGTAAAACCATTGGTGATATCAACGATGATTTTATAGAGCGGAACTTTGCCGGGGTGATAAAGGAAATATCCCTCCGTCCCTTGCCAAGCAGTGACAAACTGATGCAGTTGTTACTGGAGATAAAGAAATTCAGTGATGAGAACCAACATAATATGGGAGAAGCGGATTTATTTTCGCAGGCTTCCCGTGAAGATGTCAATGCGACAGCGGTACGTTATCTGTTGTCGTTCATGAAACATTTATTGGACGATCCGGGCAGAAAACAATTGGCTTTGTCGGATACTTTTAAATTGGAGTTTCGGGTTAAGGAAAATGATAATGATACGGGATGGGTGGAAAAGATTGCCAATGTGGGTTCTGATGGAACGGATATTCTGGTGAAGGCTATGGTAAATATTATGCTTATCAACGTGTTCAAAGAAAAGGCGTCCCGTAAGTTCGGTGACTTCAAGATACATTGCATGATGGATGAGATAGGTAAATTGCATCCCAACAACGTGAAGGGAATTTTGGACTTTGCCAATTGTCGGAATATCCTGTTGGTGAACAGTTCGCCTACTACATATAATGTGGAGGATTATAAATATACTTATTTATTGAATAAAGATGGGCATTCTAATACGCAGGTGGTGCCTTTGTTAAAATATAGTAAGGCATGA
- a CDS encoding SWIM zinc finger family protein, which yields MITISNFEKYVLPQILMRGEDYYESDAVLEIEEESPGEWIATVCGTENYEVTVSMEGNEIIAWECDCPYDGNICKHVVATLLAIRDSRNKVARFLSAKEVDSQVSIPEKNAAKMVMDEEVEQILLFAEPDKLSDFVLKYASSHSDFKSALLETFLPKKPVAKLSVDYQMEIEKCFNSAYKNDSKRGRYYEPEIDWDEVSGKVNGYLAKATLLLQRQDLEEAATIALQILRSIGNNYIEEDFLYNDGDIDFEISCEDAGDLLLEIVKHSGASQVLKENILNEATKISKMATYREYELYDMDELVQQIMLSVQSKEEALLSINHLIEERKEHRELYKLVLRKVEILEELGKAVEAEATLSEFLYLPEIRRREAEKLLNGKCYEKAISMLNEGIVIAEKAGEYGILREWREQLLSIYEEVHDITKVIEMCRLLFIHTNGSLDYYHKLKSLISSTDWKEYLSTLLQETTFFGYWGSGNTKAEIYIEEKEYDKLFSFLSTVEYRRLDALVQYASHLNATHSSEILSLFTDDLRVYAEKNLGRSHYEYIARVLRGMRKLNGGKDAVKQLVDEFRVLYKRRPAMMEELGEFI from the coding sequence ATGATAACAATATCTAATTTTGAAAAGTATGTTCTTCCTCAGATTTTGATGCGTGGTGAAGACTATTATGAATCCGATGCTGTGTTAGAAATCGAAGAGGAATCTCCGGGAGAATGGATTGCAACGGTTTGCGGTACGGAGAATTATGAGGTAACTGTATCGATGGAAGGGAATGAGATTATTGCTTGGGAGTGTGATTGTCCTTACGATGGAAACATTTGTAAACATGTGGTGGCTACGCTTCTGGCAATTCGTGACAGTCGAAATAAAGTAGCCCGTTTCTTGTCAGCTAAAGAAGTTGATTCTCAAGTAAGCATACCGGAAAAGAATGCGGCTAAAATGGTGATGGATGAAGAAGTGGAGCAGATTCTTTTATTTGCAGAGCCGGATAAGTTATCCGATTTTGTTCTGAAATATGCTTCTTCACATTCTGATTTTAAATCAGCGCTGCTTGAAACGTTTTTGCCGAAGAAACCGGTAGCCAAACTCTCAGTGGACTATCAAATGGAGATTGAGAAGTGTTTTAACTCTGCATATAAAAATGATTCCAAGCGAGGAAGGTATTATGAGCCTGAGATTGACTGGGATGAGGTATCTGGTAAAGTAAATGGATATCTGGCTAAAGCAACTCTGTTGCTTCAACGGCAGGATTTGGAAGAGGCGGCGACAATTGCACTCCAGATACTTCGCTCTATAGGGAATAATTATATTGAAGAAGATTTTCTGTATAATGATGGCGACATTGATTTTGAAATCAGTTGTGAAGATGCCGGAGATTTATTGCTCGAAATAGTTAAGCATTCGGGTGCATCACAGGTCTTGAAGGAGAATATATTGAATGAAGCCACCAAAATATCCAAAATGGCGACATATCGTGAATATGAACTTTATGACATGGATGAACTGGTGCAGCAGATTATGCTTTCGGTACAATCCAAGGAAGAGGCTTTGTTAAGTATAAACCATCTTATAGAGGAGAGGAAAGAACACCGGGAACTTTATAAATTAGTACTTCGGAAGGTAGAAATATTGGAAGAGCTGGGTAAGGCGGTTGAGGCTGAAGCTACGCTTTCTGAATTCTTGTATTTACCTGAAATAAGAAGACGGGAAGCTGAAAAATTACTGAATGGGAAATGTTATGAGAAGGCTATCAGTATGCTGAATGAGGGGATAGTGATAGCTGAAAAGGCAGGCGAGTATGGTATATTAAGAGAGTGGCGGGAACAATTGCTTTCCATTTATGAAGAAGTGCATGATATCACCAAGGTTATTGAGATGTGTCGATTATTATTTATTCATACGAATGGAAGTCTGGATTATTACCATAAGCTTAAATCGTTGATATCTTCCACGGATTGGAAGGAGTATTTGAGCACATTGTTGCAGGAAACCACCTTCTTTGGTTACTGGGGTAGTGGAAATACTAAAGCGGAGATTTATATAGAAGAAAAAGAGTATGATAAATTATTCAGCTTTTTATCTACTGTGGAATACAGGCGTTTGGACGCTCTTGTGCAGTATGCTTCCCATCTGAATGCCACCCATTCCTCTGAAATACTTTCTCTGTTTACGGATGATCTTCGCGTTTATGCGGAGAAAAATTTGGGACGGAGTCATTATGAGTATATAGCTCGGGTGTTACGGGGGATGCGGAAATTGAATGGTGGGAAGGATGCTGTGAAACAATTGGTGGACGAATTCAGGGTTTTGTATAAACGTCGTCCGGCGATGATGGAGGAGTTGGGGGAGTTTATCTGA
- a CDS encoding transposase, translating to MVKIQKISEIEPCLGFTEFDMLKKYRQSFATSELGRLHALFPFSELARQMHLKSSALGRKSYFSPEGKIALMVLKSYTNFSDAQLIEHLNGNIHYQLFCGVQIDPLHPLTNPKIVSAIRQELADRLDIESLQLILAEHWKPYLENLHVCMTDATCYESHLRFPTDVKLLWEGIVWLHRHLCKHCRTLHIQRPRNKYLDVSRAYLAYSKLRKRRKSQTRMIKRRLLQLLEKLLDQLEHLHSSYRHRLTLSSDYQRRFSVIQTVLEQGKNLFAGKKVSNRIVSIDRHYLRPIIRGKETKSVEFGAKVNNIQIDGISFIEHISFKAFNEGVRLKDCIHLQQQLTKVRVKALAADSIYANNANRKFCTKYHISTSFKRKGRAAKDEPLRKILRSELSRERATRLEGSFGTQKQHYSLARIKARNRKTEILWIFFGIHTANAVSMIEKVEKKKRTAA from the coding sequence ATGGTAAAGATACAAAAAATATCCGAAATCGAACCTTGTTTAGGTTTTACCGAGTTCGATATGCTAAAAAAATATCGTCAAAGTTTTGCAACGAGCGAATTAGGTCGCCTCCATGCCCTGTTTCCTTTCTCGGAACTGGCCCGACAAATGCATTTGAAGTCCTCTGCTTTGGGTCGTAAAAGTTATTTTTCTCCCGAAGGTAAAATAGCCTTGATGGTCCTGAAGTCCTATACCAACTTTTCCGATGCACAACTGATTGAGCATTTAAACGGTAATATTCATTACCAGTTATTTTGTGGTGTTCAGATTGATCCTCTTCATCCACTGACCAATCCTAAAATCGTCAGTGCGATTCGTCAGGAACTAGCGGACCGCCTTGATATTGAGTCCCTCCAGCTTATTCTGGCTGAGCATTGGAAACCTTATCTTGAGAACCTTCATGTCTGTATGACCGATGCCACCTGTTATGAAAGTCATTTGCGCTTTCCTACTGATGTCAAACTCTTATGGGAAGGTATTGTATGGCTTCATCGCCATCTGTGCAAACATTGCCGTACATTGCACATACAACGTCCCCGTAACAAGTATCTTGATGTAAGCCGTGCCTACCTTGCTTACAGTAAACTGCGTAAACGCAGGAAATCACAGACCCGTATGATTAAACGCAGGCTACTTCAGTTATTGGAAAAGTTACTGGACCAGCTGGAGCATCTTCATTCATCCTACAGGCACAGGCTTACACTATCCTCTGATTACCAAAGACGTTTCTCGGTCATACAGACGGTCCTTGAGCAAGGGAAGAATTTATTTGCAGGCAAAAAAGTGTCCAACCGTATCGTGAGTATCGACCGGCATTACCTTCGCCCCATTATCAGAGGCAAGGAAACCAAATCCGTTGAGTTCGGAGCCAAGGTCAACAATATACAGATAGATGGAATCTCCTTCATAGAGCATATCTCCTTTAAGGCTTTTAACGAAGGAGTACGTTTGAAAGACTGTATTCATTTGCAACAACAACTGACCAAGGTCAGGGTTAAGGCGCTTGCAGCGGATTCAATCTATGCTAATAATGCCAACCGGAAATTTTGTACTAAATATCATATAAGTACTTCTTTTAAGCGTAAGGGAAGAGCTGCCAAAGATGAGCCACTTCGGAAAATCTTACGGTCGGAACTCAGCCGTGAGAGGGCTACCCGTCTGGAAGGAAGTTTTGGAACACAGAAACAACATTACTCACTGGCCAGAATAAAAGCCAGAAACAGGAAAACGGAAATACTTTGGATTTTCTTTGGAATACATACGGCCAATGCGGTATCTATGATAGAAAAGGTCGAAAAGAAAAAAAGAACGGCTGCATAA